The Kitasatospora sp. NBC_00374 genome has a segment encoding these proteins:
- a CDS encoding putative leader peptide: protein MSRRLPLLTRRRHVDLRRTAGASCPGH, encoded by the coding sequence ATGTCACGTCGTCTCCCGTTGCTGACCCGCCGCAGGCATGTCGACCTGCGGCGCACCGCCGGTGCGTCGTGTCCGGGCCACTGA
- a CDS encoding HEAT repeat domain-containing protein, which produces MFEPVIAPSASLLGLLQRGRGDGQLHALAADRDEAIAALEQCVTEDPRADWQIENRSLYYARLYMELEAPLTGIELHLHSVEDGIDQDDARTGLALAVLGHLAAYGRRDALDLLRGYAAVGSNWAWALDELALRDEDPSLLRLAPSVLRRFPEGPEGDAELRAAIRAAYEPRPWRLWAAHHPRIAAASEQSPFDLWQRQLGRSVVTPGWSTADVLAWADQSDPAAADPEAPARRAAAAARCLTAVVRPEDRPALLEAARTGGPGARTAVLRHLVEQRDPAAAELIEAATADVDERVVAAALEVLGRMRGPEALGHARRWADPAGGGADSALGEAACQLLADAGESADGPLVVAALRRWISVRGVTGNGLASLVDGAGRLAAAGAVPALRHVYGEAVSSELRGRAARALAVIDPHFGEGPAVECLWDCEEATRELAARHVTTTGDARVLERLRRLAADPAEEAEVHAAVRGRLTARDRT; this is translated from the coding sequence ATGTTCGAGCCAGTGATAGCGCCCAGTGCCAGCCTCCTCGGCCTCCTCCAGCGAGGCCGCGGTGACGGGCAACTGCATGCCCTGGCCGCCGACCGCGACGAGGCGATCGCCGCCCTGGAGCAGTGCGTCACCGAGGACCCCCGCGCCGACTGGCAGATCGAGAACCGCTCCCTCTACTACGCCCGCCTCTACATGGAGCTGGAGGCGCCGCTCACCGGCATCGAGCTGCACCTGCACTCCGTCGAGGACGGCATCGACCAGGACGACGCCCGCACCGGGCTCGCCCTCGCCGTCCTCGGCCACCTCGCCGCCTACGGCCGCCGCGACGCCCTGGACCTGCTGCGCGGCTACGCGGCCGTCGGCTCCAACTGGGCCTGGGCGCTCGACGAGCTCGCCCTGCGGGACGAGGACCCGTCCCTGCTCCGGCTCGCCCCCTCCGTGCTGCGCCGGTTCCCCGAGGGCCCGGAGGGCGACGCCGAGCTGCGCGCCGCCATCAGAGCCGCGTACGAGCCGCGCCCCTGGCGGCTGTGGGCCGCCCACCACCCGCGGATCGCCGCCGCGAGCGAGCAGTCCCCCTTCGACCTGTGGCAGCGCCAGCTCGGCCGTTCGGTGGTCACCCCAGGCTGGAGCACCGCCGACGTGCTCGCCTGGGCCGACCAGAGCGACCCGGCCGCCGCCGACCCCGAGGCGCCCGCCCGCCGCGCCGCCGCCGCGGCCCGCTGCCTGACCGCCGTCGTCCGGCCCGAGGATCGCCCGGCCCTGCTGGAGGCCGCCCGGACCGGGGGCCCCGGTGCCCGTACCGCCGTCCTGCGCCACCTGGTCGAGCAGCGGGATCCGGCCGCCGCCGAGCTGATCGAGGCCGCCACCGCCGACGTGGACGAGCGGGTGGTCGCCGCCGCCCTGGAGGTGCTCGGCCGGATGCGCGGCCCCGAGGCCCTGGGCCACGCCCGCCGCTGGGCGGACCCGGCCGGCGGCGGCGCCGACAGCGCCCTGGGCGAGGCGGCCTGCCAGCTGCTCGCCGACGCCGGCGAGAGCGCCGACGGCCCGCTGGTGGTGGCCGCGCTGCGGCGCTGGATCTCCGTCCGCGGTGTGACCGGAAACGGCCTGGCCTCGTTGGTCGACGGTGCGGGGCGGCTGGCCGCCGCCGGAGCCGTCCCCGCCCTGCGCCACGTCTACGGCGAGGCCGTCTCCTCGGAGCTGCGCGGCCGCGCGGCCCGCGCGCTCGCCGTCATCGACCCGCACTTCGGTGAGGGCCCCGCCGTCGAGTGCCTCTGGGACTGCGAGGAGGCCACCCGCGAGCTGGCCGCCCGCCATGTCACCACCACCGGCGACGCCCGCGTCCTGGAGCGGCTGCGCCGCCTGGCCGCGGACCCGGCCGAGGAGGCCGAGGTGCACGCCGCCGTGCGCGGCCGGCTGACGGCCCGCGACCGCACGTAG
- a CDS encoding aminoglycoside phosphotransferase family protein has protein sequence MYSSASTGARPSNPTTLDGGAPRYTNGQARTGLRPPTATGGRPAPRGGELRDPRTLGARTALATRPAEPVGHRAAAGRLLNSRSPEGFVDRVDPAALQTPAVRAALANISRICPAFLPRQVLREGSRHILVAGTIGRAPVVAKCLSPQAVRGPQSEQLVERFHHEIAVYRAFVRHRPPVRLPRLVAADQDRCVLVLERVPGRPAARERHPVNAPTPGEVRAVLGAVRTLNLWRPPTDVFGKPLDYQLEVARYHSVGQLTDRDAGDLRQLLHGLAHTPWQLCHGDALLGNLLLAPSGPVLLDWEEAGWYLPGYDLAVLWSVLSGDSAARRQISQLAQSGGTLARDAFLVNLVLVLMREIRLHDVPGAGEEQRIMIRRLYDDAALARRAVRAAVGTR, from the coding sequence ATGTACTCCTCCGCCAGCACCGGCGCCCGCCCGTCGAATCCCACCACCCTCGACGGCGGCGCTCCGCGCTACACCAACGGCCAGGCCCGTACCGGCCTGCGGCCGCCCACCGCCACCGGCGGCCGCCCGGCCCCGCGCGGCGGGGAGCTGCGCGACCCCCGGACGCTCGGCGCCCGGACCGCGCTGGCGACCCGTCCGGCCGAGCCCGTCGGCCACCGCGCCGCGGCCGGGCGGCTGTTGAACTCCCGCTCCCCCGAAGGGTTCGTGGACCGGGTCGACCCGGCCGCGCTGCAGACGCCCGCCGTCCGGGCCGCGCTCGCCAACATCTCGCGGATATGTCCCGCCTTCCTCCCCCGCCAGGTGCTCCGGGAGGGCAGCCGCCACATCCTCGTCGCGGGCACCATCGGCCGGGCGCCCGTGGTCGCCAAGTGCCTGTCGCCGCAGGCCGTCCGCGGCCCGCAGAGCGAGCAGCTGGTGGAGCGTTTCCACCACGAGATCGCGGTCTACCGGGCGTTCGTCCGGCACCGTCCGCCGGTCCGGCTGCCGCGCCTGGTCGCCGCCGACCAGGACCGCTGCGTGCTGGTGCTGGAGCGGGTGCCGGGCCGCCCGGCGGCCCGGGAGCGGCACCCGGTGAACGCTCCCACCCCGGGCGAGGTGCGCGCGGTGCTCGGCGCCGTCCGCACGCTCAACCTGTGGCGCCCTCCGACGGACGTCTTCGGCAAGCCGCTGGACTACCAGCTGGAGGTGGCCAGGTACCACTCCGTCGGCCAGCTCACCGACCGGGACGCCGGTGACCTGCGGCAGCTGCTGCACGGGCTGGCGCACACCCCGTGGCAGCTCTGCCACGGCGACGCGCTGCTCGGCAACCTGCTGCTCGCGCCGTCCGGCCCGGTGCTGCTGGACTGGGAGGAGGCCGGCTGGTACCTGCCCGGGTACGACCTGGCGGTGCTGTGGAGCGTGCTCTCCGGGGACAGCGCGGCGCGGCGCCAGATCAGCCAGCTGGCGCAGTCCGGTGGCACGCTGGCCCGCGACGCGTTCCTGGTGAACCTGGTGCTGGTGCTGATGCGGGAGATCCGCCTGCACGACGTACCGGGCGCCGGCGAGGAGCAGCGGATCATGATCCGCCGGCTGTACGACGACGCGGCGCTGGCCCGTCGTGCGGTCCGGGCGGCGGTCGGCACCCGGTAG
- a CDS encoding acyl-CoA dehydrogenase family protein — protein sequence MTQTAGSAVEDRTAVTEALARLPRVVDLLAARAEEHDRDGTFPYQGIEAVHEAGLLTLTVAQKYGGAGGTLADTVRVLAQLGRGDASVAVLTAFTLLQHAEQARTGAWPAAGYRRLLTESRRGPALVNTLRAEPEGAGPLPATVARWDGEAWLLTGRKADCAGAEALAWMAVWARTEEPVPRVGTFLVRGDSEGVEIDPTWDQLGLRASAGHDVILDSVRVGPEGALKLAAPGTAGAAESAAAETSRAWHDLALCAVHLGVARAAQEWLVRFLQQRTPANLTEPLATLPRYRSALGEIEAALIGAEELVYGLAAGVDRGEASATARTGAAQLLVNRAVTGAVQQAVALTGNPGLSRRHPLERYLRDVLSGRTHFPADEVVLEATGRAVLDRAARRS from the coding sequence ATGACCCAGACCGCCGGCTCCGCCGTCGAGGACCGGACCGCCGTCACCGAGGCGCTCGCCCGCCTGCCCCGGGTCGTCGACCTGCTGGCCGCCCGGGCCGAGGAGCACGACCGCGACGGCACCTTCCCGTACCAGGGCATCGAAGCCGTCCACGAAGCCGGCCTGCTCACCCTGACGGTGGCTCAGAAGTACGGCGGTGCGGGCGGCACGCTCGCCGACACCGTCCGGGTACTGGCCCAACTCGGCCGCGGCGACGCCTCGGTGGCCGTGCTCACCGCCTTCACCCTGCTCCAGCACGCCGAACAGGCCAGGACCGGGGCCTGGCCCGCGGCCGGCTACCGCCGCCTGCTCACCGAGTCCCGGCGCGGCCCGGCACTGGTGAACACCCTGCGCGCCGAGCCCGAGGGGGCCGGCCCGCTGCCCGCGACCGTCGCCCGCTGGGACGGCGAGGCCTGGCTGCTGACGGGCCGCAAGGCCGACTGCGCCGGGGCCGAGGCGCTGGCCTGGATGGCCGTCTGGGCCAGGACCGAGGAGCCGGTGCCCCGGGTGGGCACCTTCCTGGTGCGCGGGGACAGCGAAGGGGTCGAGATCGACCCGACCTGGGACCAGCTCGGCCTGCGGGCCAGCGCCGGCCACGACGTGATCCTGGATTCTGTCCGGGTCGGGCCCGAGGGCGCGCTGAAGCTGGCCGCGCCCGGCACCGCCGGTGCGGCCGAGTCGGCGGCCGCCGAGACCAGCCGGGCCTGGCACGACCTGGCCCTGTGCGCCGTCCACCTCGGAGTGGCGCGGGCGGCCCAGGAGTGGCTGGTCCGCTTCCTGCAGCAGCGCACCCCGGCCAACCTCACGGAGCCGCTGGCCACGCTGCCGCGCTACCGCAGCGCGCTCGGCGAGATCGAGGCCGCCCTGATCGGCGCCGAGGAACTGGTGTACGGACTGGCGGCCGGCGTCGACCGTGGCGAGGCCTCGGCGACGGCCCGCACCGGGGCGGCCCAACTACTCGTCAACCGGGCCGTCACGGGGGCCGTCCAGCAGGCGGTGGCGCTCACCGGGAATCCGGGGCTGAGCCGTCGCCACCCGCTGGAGCGCTACCTGCGGGACGTCCTGAGCGGGCGGACGCACTTCCCCGCGGACGAGGTCGTCCTGGAGGCCACCGGCCGTGCCGTCCTGGACCGGGCGGCCCGCCGGTCCTGA
- a CDS encoding DUF397 domain-containing protein encodes MSTSVESSGTEVLPAGKPVLDLTGAEWLSSSQGAAPETGEVQIAFVEGYIAMRDSRDPDGPALIFTPAEWRAFVLGARDGEFDLT; translated from the coding sequence ATGAGTACGAGTGTCGAGAGCAGTGGCACGGAGGTCCTGCCCGCGGGCAAGCCGGTGCTGGATCTGACCGGGGCCGAGTGGCTGTCCAGCAGCCAGGGAGCCGCCCCGGAGACCGGAGAGGTCCAGATCGCCTTCGTCGAGGGCTACATCGCGATGCGGGACAGCCGCGATCCGGACGGTCCGGCGCTCATCTTCACGCCGGCGGAGTGGCGGGCCTTCGTCCTCGGCGCCCGCGACGGGGAGTTCGACCTCACCTGA